The Leptospira selangorensis genome segment GTTTCTCTCCATTGCCTTAATCTCTTGAATCTGTCCGCATCTTCCCCAGCCAAATCTTCAGTAGATCTTTTGAATAGATCATTCTTTTGGATAGGAGGGCCGCTTGGATTTTTATAAACCTGATATAAATTTTCTGCGTCTTTTTTGCCTAAGATGTCTACGAGTTTATTCAATTCTCCCCGAGACTTGACTAATTCCAAAACCTTGTCGTTATTCCAAACTCTGAATGGAGCCTTGTTCAACTTCTTCGCTTTTTCGTCTCGGAAACCAAGGGTATCGTGAAGTGCCCTTCTTTCGTCGGAACCCAATTCAAGAACATTCGGGAATTTTTCCAAATTGATAGAAAATCCTTCAAAAGGTTCCGGCTCTTCTTCCGCGATTTTTGCGAACTCGGAAACTGCTTCGTCTAACAATTTACGTTTTCCGAGTTCCTCACTCATTTTAGTCCAAATGGATTCCAGATAAACTGTGTCCAGGGCTGCATATTGGAGCTGACTTTTTTCTAGAGGGCGTTTTTCCCAGTTGGATTTTTGTTCCTTCTTCGAAAGTTTGACCTTGTGATAATGTTCGACAAGATACAACAAAGAGTTCTGTTCTAAGTCTAATAAACGAGAGCTGAACATCGTATCTGCGATGTTGATAAACTTGAAACCGAAGTCTCTTTTCAGAGCTTTGATATCGTCCGAAGCGGAATGAAATATTTTTAAAATGCCGGGATTCTCGAATAGAGGACCTAACCCGGAGAGATCGTCCAACCGAATAGGGTCAAAGATATAATTTTTACCCTTAGAGGATATTTGGATCAGACAAACTTTGGAATAGTAGGTGTAATAACCGCTGGATTCCGTATCAATAGAGAGGCAATCGGATTGAGAGAGAGTAATCAATGCCAACTGTAAGCTTCGGACGTTGTCTACGACAATATAATCGGATTGTATTTGCATCTAAAAGGCGACCTGGGAGACTAGCGTCGGAAGGGGGACCATGAGTTCGATTCCCAATACGTCCAGTCTACGGACCCTAGTCCGAGATGACAAACCAAAAGAAGAATGTGCTATCTTTGGGATTTTTAATTCTCCCGAAGCGGCCAATTTCACTTACCTCGGCTTGTACTCCATGCAGCATAGAGGCCAAGAATCGAGCGGGATCGTTTCCTCCGATGGAGAACATCTCTACCGCTACGCCGGAATGGGATTAGTAGCCAATATTTTTACCGAAGGCAAGATCCGGGAGCTAACCGGAAGCGCGGCTATCGGGCATAATCGTTATTCTACCACTGGCGCGAGCTTCTTAAGGAATGCTCAGCCTCTCAGAGTTGAGTCCCATTTGGGGCCGATCGCTCTGGCTCATAATGGAAACCTGGTAAATTCCTGGGAAGTTCGTTCCCAATTGGAAAAAGAAGGTTCCATTTTCCAAACTACAATCGACTCGGAAGTGATCGTCCACCTCATGGCTCGCTCAGGGGAAACAGATCTACTTTCTGCACTTTCTTCCGCTTTGAAAAAAGTGAGAGGTGCATATTCCCTTGTTGTTCTTACTAAAAACCAATTGATTGCAGTTCGTGACCCGAACGGTTTCCGTCCTTTGGTCATGGGAAGAAGGGACGACGGATCCATCGTATTCGCATCTGAAACCTGCGCATTCGATATCACCGACACCACCTACGAAAGAGATGTGGAACCGGGTGAGATGATCGTTGTGGATAGAACAGGAACCCGTTCCTTCTATCCTTTCCCTCCTGCAAAACCTGCTCTTTGTATTTTCGAATACATATATTTCGCGAGACCTGATTCTAATATTTTTGGTGAATCGGTTTACAAAGTCCGCAAGGCACTTGGAAACCAACTCGCTCAAGAACTTCCTGTAGAAGCTGATGTTGTGATCCCTGTTCCGGACTCTGCAAACATCGCGGCTTTAGGATATTCAGAAGCTTCCGGTATTCCTTTCCAATCAGGACTTATTCGTTCTCACTATGTAGGTAGGACTTTTATCGAACCGGACCAAAAGATCCGAGATTTCGGTGCTAAGATCAAATACAATGTAGTGAAAAACGTAGTGGATGGAAAACGTGTTGTGATCGTGGACGATTCCATCATGAGAGGAACCACCAGCCGTAAGATCATCAAGATGATCCGAAATGCAGGTGCCACTGAGATCCACTTAAGAGTTTCCGCTCCTCCTACAGTTTCCCCTTGTTATTACGGGATAGACATTCCAACCCATAATGAATTGATCGCTGCCACTCATACGATCGAAGAAATTCGAAAGTATTTGAGAGTGGACTCCATTGCTTACCTTTCAGTGGATTCTATGCATAAGGCAGTGAATGATCATAGGGGTGGTGGTTTCTGCAACGCTTGTTTTACCTCAGATTATCCTGTGGAATTCCAAAGCGATATGGGAAATCAAAAGAGTTTGTTCAAGGAATACGAGGTAGAAGAAAGGGTCTAAATATTTCCGTTTGATCGGAGCTTTTAGATCTTTATTTCACTCTGAAAACTTGCGGCCTTCTTCCGAAGGTAATGAAGTCGGACTCTTCTCCTTTGATATAAGCGGACAATAGGCTTTTTTCCGAGAATCCTATATGGTTCTGCTCTTCCAACATTCCTAAAATTTCTAAGGCAGCATCCTTATCCAAAGTATTCAGATAATTTAATACTTCTTGGTGGGAGTTCTTTTTATGGGCTTCTTCTATAATTTTAAGAACTTCTTCCCTGGCTTTTAATAGGGATTCTTTTCTTTCTACAAGTCCTTCCATTGTAGAAAGTATGATATTGATCTCAGGATCTTCGGAGAATAATTCCAGTAGATGTGGATAGATGCCTGGGAATCGGATCGGAAATTCGTATAAGGAATCTTCTAGTCCTCTGTAGAGTTCTGCTTCTTCTTCTTTATTTAATCCTAAGGATTCCCCAAGCATGAGTAAAGTTTCGATAGGCATGAGTCCTAAAAATCTGGCTGCGAATATATTATCTTTTTTGGTTCTAAGACAGAATAATATAAATTTGGATATTCTTTCCGGAGGAAGTCCGTTCCAGAATTGTGCGGCTTTTGAGTCTAGGAAATTACTTTCCGTTCCGAAGACCTTCTTCTCTTTTTTAAGTTTTTGGAATATTTTAAAGTCTTCTTTTACGATCCTATAAAGTAAAGAATCGTCCATCTCCAGGATTGTGGACATGACCTGGTCCGGGGAAGAGATAGAAAGAAAGTATCTGACTAGATCGAAACCTATTTCGGATCTTGTGGAAAAATTTTCTAAAATATCTGCGGGTGCTTGTTGGAATGCAGTGGCACCGACTGAAAAAGAACTGACTCCTTCTAAAAACTTTTCTAATTTTTCAAAGGCAAAACATGCCTGTTCACCGGAATCATTCCAATTCGATTCCCTGTAAAAATCCCTACAATTTCCG includes the following:
- a CDS encoding ribonuclease D, with translation MQIQSDYIVVDNVRSLQLALITLSQSDCLSIDTESSGYYTYYSKVCLIQISSKGKNYIFDPIRLDDLSGLGPLFENPGILKIFHSASDDIKALKRDFGFKFINIADTMFSSRLLDLEQNSLLYLVEHYHKVKLSKKEQKSNWEKRPLEKSQLQYAALDTVYLESIWTKMSEELGKRKLLDEAVSEFAKIAEEEPEPFEGFSINLEKFPNVLELGSDERRALHDTLGFRDEKAKKLNKAPFRVWNNDKVLELVKSRGELNKLVDILGKKDAENLYQVYKNPSGPPIQKNDLFKRSTEDLAGEDADRFKRLRQWRETIMSIRRMGHNLMPSNKNIAEIAKRNPKSIEELKELGIFSNWKVENYGPSIIAAMQSKPYETTLSGLIPIKKKFD
- the purF gene encoding amidophosphoribosyltransferase; amino-acid sequence: MSSIPNTSSLRTLVRDDKPKEECAIFGIFNSPEAANFTYLGLYSMQHRGQESSGIVSSDGEHLYRYAGMGLVANIFTEGKIRELTGSAAIGHNRYSTTGASFLRNAQPLRVESHLGPIALAHNGNLVNSWEVRSQLEKEGSIFQTTIDSEVIVHLMARSGETDLLSALSSALKKVRGAYSLVVLTKNQLIAVRDPNGFRPLVMGRRDDGSIVFASETCAFDITDTTYERDVEPGEMIVVDRTGTRSFYPFPPAKPALCIFEYIYFARPDSNIFGESVYKVRKALGNQLAQELPVEADVVIPVPDSANIAALGYSEASGIPFQSGLIRSHYVGRTFIEPDQKIRDFGAKIKYNVVKNVVDGKRVVIVDDSIMRGTTSRKIIKMIRNAGATEIHLRVSAPPTVSPCYYGIDIPTHNELIAATHTIEEIRKYLRVDSIAYLSVDSMHKAVNDHRGGGFCNACFTSDYPVEFQSDMGNQKSLFKEYEVEERV